GCAAGTGCAGTATAAACTGGAAACCAGGACCATTCACCTTCAGAGTTAAAAGCTGCACCTTTTAAAACATGTTGACTACATCGCTGATGAACAACTTTTAATTGGAAGGCAAAAGTCTCAATTTCTAGTTTGCATCACACCCTTTTCACAAGTTGTACTACAATTTTTTGCATAGTTAGCAAAAATTGTGGGAATCTGCttgcaaccaaagcaatcaatatgtttttgttgcaggatcttgTTTGCAACAGATTTCACCCAGCAAGAGCCAACAATCTCCAGAAAGTACAATTTTGTTTCCTAGAAATCTCAATAGTTATGTCTCACCAATGGTCCTGTTGATGCTCTCATTATGGGCAGTAATATTAAAAGTAATCCTCCTCTAGATACTTCTATTTTTGTACTTGTTTTGAATGTAATGCTTTGTTTCCATTGCAAAAAGTAAAATGAGCTTAACAATAGCACACACAGCATTCATTGTTTTCTAGATGCAGTGCACAAATATATCTGCATCTCTCTATCTGGAGTCAGCGCTATCTGTAATGATTTTATGGCAGCTTATCAGCCTGAAGTTGCAGTAGTCTATCAGGGACCAAAAAGCACTGCCACGTTGgacctaattttttttttccaccattTACCTTTGAAAGAATGTGTAATGCAAATGCAGTGAATTCATTGGTGGCCACTTCTCTTGTGACCGTAGTATAAATACGTAGCAGAAAAAGCAATGTAAAAATAAACCGTAAGATTTATTAACTCAACTTCACATTGTAAGGCAAAACATTACCTGGTTTTGTAAGGCAGTACAGGTTAAAAGGCACAATTTATTCCATCAGTTAAACCATGACAAAgtactaaacaaaacaaaacaaacaaaaaaaacaaacaaacaacatacaATATACTTTTAAAACCGAGCACAACATATTATTGGGAAACTTCTTTAGCATGTCTGCCTGTGACTTTTTAAAAGTCTCTGTGTATACAGCCTGCCAAACTTGGTTATACTGGAGTAAATTTTAAAACTTGAAATTTCACTCCTGTAAATATGCATATCCCAGTGTATAAAACAAACCCCATATATTTTAGTTTTGCCACAAAATATTTGAGAGCAACTCGAAGGAAAAGCTGAACTCTTTAGAGGAATTATATTTAGCTTTTTTTCTGAGTTCATTTTATTGTTaagaaacataaaataaaaaaataaaaagttaaacactAAATATATGACAGTGTAAGGCCTGTTGTAACATTCATGAAATACTGACATGATTACTTTGCCATTTCTAACATAAGCCTTACTGCACACACTGAGGACATGCATAGGACACAATGGAATTGAAGTTACCCAATAATGAGCTATAATATATACAGCAGTGTACTTCTAAGTGTCAGTCTTACAGAAAGGCAGTAAGCCTAGAAGATCACAATGCTTATGGTTTTATCTGGCCTTCACTGAACCATGAAGCTCAGCTGCAGCTGCATACATGTACAAAGTGATGCCTGAAAACTCAGGCTATCAATCTGTAAAGACCACACCTGCAGATTTTTATTAtagatatatatacagtattcagCTACTTTAGGGTTCCAGTCAAGTTAACAGCTTCAATGCTGATTGTGTATAAACATACATGTAAAGACCCTGgtttaattagaaaaaaaaactgaaggaaTAAAGATTTAAGGGGTTGTTAAATGGCCTCCTGTTTTGTAATAGTTGGTTGAGGGATGGAGGTTGGCTGCTTGGGAACAGTGGCTATGACCCCCTGAACCATTTTATAATGTTCTGAGCTGGAGGCAGCGGGTGGAGATGGAATTGGGGTTTCAGGAGTGGCTGAAAAGTAGAACAGAGAGAGCAGTTACTAATGTGGAGAAACTACAGCACAagcaggtgaatatttattaTCTTACAGTGTGACGCGGGGGTAACACAAGATTCCAATAAGGAATAAGCACTTTTGTGAAATTTGTCAGAGCATTAAATATGCTCAGAAAGAATAACAGAAGTTTTCTTTTACAAAATAAGCCAGATTAGTTTCTGTGAACAACTTAGGGGATTATTTTACCAAGCTTATTTGGTCTTCCAGCTACCTGACTTGGCTGCACATGGAGCTGCGTGAGGAAAATTTGATGGGCTCTCTTCATTAAAATACAACTGATTAATGATTGTGATCACCTTCATTAGACTTGAAGTTTTTACCATATGTAGCAATAAAAAACCCTGACAGTTTTAAGCTAATTACAGACACCAAATCGTAAATGTAGCAATGCATTAATGTATTTTGTGCTTACAGATTTGACCATTATGGATTGGCGTTGGCATATTGCTGGTCACTATAACATTGGTGCTGAGGTGCTCCTGAACCAGGTGAGGATGCAGAGAGTGAGGTGCATGTGGTGCTTCATTAGCAGAACCTGGaagaaaaaccccaacaattgtCAGTTAATCATAATTTATTACTGAATAGTGGTTTGATGCAGTTCTGTCCACTTAATGCAATGCCTACTGTTTCAGAATTCATGCTATAGTAAATTTTGCTAAACCTATCTGTACTGACAACCATTTCTCACCTCCAAGAAGCATTTCTTGAAGCAGATTGTCAATCTTGGCCATGCCGAAGAGTTTCACAAACTGGATCTGTTCAATCATTTGCCAAGTGATGCTCTGTAGTGTCGGCAGGAGCAGGAGAAGCTCTCCAAAACGGCCTCGAGAGTCATATTGCCTGTCGTTGATGTAGTCCTCCAGGCTCACCTGGACCTGGTATCGCATCCGCTTGATCTTTCCAGGGTCACTCAGACCTTTAGCATCTATGGGCAAATGTTAGCAAAGAGAAATGTTTTGATGACCAACATCTGTATATAATGTGGTCTAGCTGAGTTTTTCAAGTTTTCACTCAAGTTAATGGCTTGGAAAGAAGCTCAAGAATCTGAAATGTTTGTCAGCACTAATACCTGGGTCAAAGAAAACTATGGCTTTTAAGCAGGCATATTCATTGTCATCTATCTGAAGCTCTTGGAAAGGAAGCACCAGCTCATCCAGGATTCTCACTGCTACTCTGCCCACCTCCAACTCTGGGCAGTTTCTGGGAATGATGTGGTCATTTCCTGCAGGAGAAACACATTGAAAACGCACCATTGGAATAGGGAAAGAGCATGATTATATGCAATATGAGTGCAGTATCACACTGCCTTGTGTGTCAGTTTTACCTAATAAGAGGATGTCTTTGTAAAGCATGGACCTCTTTGCAGCACCGAGAAGGAGATGTTCTCCTGCATGAGCTCGAAGCAATGCCACCTGCAATGAAAGTGAATTAAAAGACAGTTTGCTATGAAATAATAACTCCTTTATGTTATACGTGTTTATATTATAAAGTTCTGTCTGGGGGGTTTTAAACTCCCCTTGCATGAATCTCACTGGTTGAACTAAAATTGGCAAAGAAGGCCATCTCACTGCATCAGCAAATCAGTTACTAAGGCTCGGTGATCACACTGTTAATGAttctgcagtttgtttttttttcaagaagCAGTGTGACATTAAAACCAGCTCATCATGTTCCAACTGAGGATTAAAACACATTAACCATTCTGGTTGAAATTTTTAAGAGAGAGTGATGAAAAACCCCGTCATCCTTAGAGACTGGAAAactattttctcctcttttcttttttctttttttttactgcagtgTTATTTGATTAAGGAAGAACATAGTCAGTGACAGTCCCACAGCCACGTGTCCCTCAACCCTCGTTATGGTTTTGAGTATACTGGTTGATGAATGACTAGAGTGTCTATATCACTGTGTGCACTCTGTCTGTGTATGGGTCTCACCTGGTCATCCAAGGGCAGGTCACAGAAGGCTGGGATGTACTTGGCCCACTCCACTAAGACCAACAGCTGCTGTTTCATAGACTCACACACATCTGTGATGGTGGCGATCTTTTTAGTCCGTATGTCACCATTGAGTATAGGAGCAGGGGATGTGATCTACACAGGAAAATGCATTTATGAAGTCATTTGAGGTCTTGTTACAGTTACAGTAGATATGAGCCCCAAACATGATGTACGGCCACCTTACCTGTCTTGACAGTACGTCTGCCTGGATGAGTGCGTTGATGGATGGTAAACTGCTGTCTTCATAGCTGGATCTCCTGGTACTGATTCTGTCTCGTTCGTTCtgtacagctaaaaaaaaagaacattcacAGATTTATAATGTGGCAGCAAGATGTAGGTTGCATTTGCAAAGCAAAAGATAAAAGTGGAACTTTCATGCAGTTATATTTTTGTAAATGCAAGAAAAGTGTTGAATTTTCTCATTTCCTTTGTTGCACAAACACGGAACACAGAGTgatttgaaagaaaaatatgtCTTCCAAGGTTGTCATGTTTATCAGTATATGGCTGTTATtgcttggaaatgtttgctcAGCATAAGCTGGTCAGAGACTTAAGCACTCCGTGGAGTGAACATTAACAAAGTAGTCCCCTCCTGGGTGTTGCAACACATTTAGACAAGTCATATCAATTTAGTGGAGACAGCTCAAGCTCTGGTAGTGATTTGCTGATTAAATTCTCTTTTGTTTTGAGAGGCAATAGATTCTATTGTTTTAACACTAAAAAATTCACATAGATTGACTTTTTTGACTGGTTTAGTGAAGAGATAAAAGTCATCTACCTTCTTTCTTCATGCCAGCTCTGAAGCACTTCTTCAGTCGGCAATACCTGCATTGATTTCTCTTGTCTTTGTCCACAATGCATTGTCTGTTAAACCTGTAAAAGTGAGTGGATTAAGTTTGTTTGTGCTATCACGGATTTAAAAAGGAAACTTAATGAAGGAATCAATACAAAGTGAAGCAATTGGATACAAATTGAAATAGATGAAGTAAAAATTCCAGATGCTTTCTTTTTCAAGTAGCTTAAGCATgaagaatatatacatatatatgtaatgATTGCATCCATCAACATTTAATCACAAGACTGTAATCAGAAGATTGCAATCTTTGCTTGTCTACACAGTGGCACATAACTGAGAATTAATTGCATTGGCTAGATGTCCATTGCTTTTTCATTGTCACACAAACAGTAGCAGTATTTTTTTAGTTGAAGAGCTTCACTCACCTGCATGAATACATGTGGTTTTTCCGGACGCTGCGTCTGAAGAAGCCCTTGCAGCCATCACAGCTGGAGGCACCATAGTGTTTACCTGTAGCTCTGTCTCCACATATGGCACACAAACTGCCTGCAGCCAGGTGGCTCGCGGCGTTCATGTTAGTGCTTTCAGCTGGTGAGGAGTCTgacatgagagagagagaaagggaaaaaaaggctcATCAGGCCAACAGGCTTTTAGGTGATTAGCTTTAAATCACCGGAACAAGATGACCTGAAACTCGAAGAAgcgtctttttattttttttaaatatgacttTATTTCTAATCATATGCCAGACAGCAAACTTGAACTGCCAGGTTGGTTTAATTCTAGGCGTGAAAGACCGAAGTGAAGACACTCATCAGCTCCACtgacagctgatcaaaagcagCCCTCCAGAGAACTGCAGGGATCTGTTAGCAGCCTGAGTAGCTCAGATAGCGTCAACAGAGCTCAATTGATGTAGGTTTGATTACCTATGAAAGGCAATCGATGGAGACAGTTTTTGTGTAAGCCACTCTCACAGTCACCAGAACAAAGCTGATTATCATAGAGTTTGCCATGACACATGCTAAAgaaatgtacaatatataaaagTGGTAGGCTGGTTCTTGGAGAGTCACTTTTACATATTTGTTCAATGACAGAATATAATTgtgtaaattatttaaaaaaaaagttttgtgctTGGATAGGTCCCCATtaggctttcttttttttacttctttggAAATTTTAGAATCAGGATCAGAGCCAGATGTCATGGGAGACTGCATATACAAATAGGTTGGTGTCACTGTAAGCGCATATCCAAAAACGACATCCATTCTCCTCAGTTTAGACTCTGTGGGAACAGACCGTTTGTAACAAGAGAAGGGTGATCATGATACTAAAGCTACTGCTTCATCACTGAATGAAGATCAATCCCCTGTAATCAGTCTGACACCACATCCCTGTACAAGCTGGAACAGGTTAAAATTGGTTGGGCCAAATGACCCAAGTGCACTGAGAATACATCAGTCTCGTAAAACAAAATCTCTTAATGTTTTATCACACCCAAGGTGATAAAAGAAGACCACTGAACAGGATCATCTCTCTACGAGCAGGAGCAGATGGACAAATGACCCCTTTTATCACTTCACGCCAGAACTCGCGCTCTCCTCTCCCGACCAAAGTTTTAAATCAGTAAAAGTTTCAAAGTTCAAAGGCAGCGCTGCTTATATGACACTCACCTGCACCCAAGGGGAGCACTTGCATGTTTTCGAACTCTAGCGTGGTATAGGCTGGGTCCAGAGCTTCGCTGTAGTCTGCCATGTCCATGTCTGCTAGTTCTTTAGGCCAACAAATTCTCAACTACTTGACTGTGGGACAGAAAGACTTGTCCAAGAAAGTAGAGTGCCCCCCTCCTTCTCCACCTTCCTTTCTCACACCCCCACACACCTCAGCAAACCCCCCTCCTTCTTTCTGGGTCTAGCTCCGCCCAGTGACAGGACAGCTCCTTGGCCCAGTTGAGTGGTATATGGACCTACTGGTGTTAGAGAGGTGAACAGTGACTGACAGCAGAGCTGGTGTCCTTCTCTTCCTTCCCTCATACCACTAACCAGAGAAGAGGTGGAGTGTCAGTCCGGTTGATGGTTAACCAGAGTGTTCACTGGTGAATcacagggttgttttttttttaagagataGCACAGCTTTGATATCTGCCATCGCTGCATGTCAGTAATGGATAAACATTTCCTCAACCTGAGCTATGTCAGTTCACTCCTACTACATCATTTGACACCATTTTGAACTTTTCATTTTATAGCTGACACTTTCCTTGCATGCCCATATCACATGCACACCAATTAAAGCTTGGATATTGGTACAAACGAAAGTGCCTGCAAAAAGACCTGGAATTAGGCGGAAAGTAACGAATTCCAATTTTTATGAAATTTTACAAATTTTGAAAGCACTTCTGTTTGATGCTACTTTACATTTCTGCTCCACTGTGGAAAAACATTACAACTTTTTTCTTGCCTTTTAGCTCAGCAGCCCCCCTTGTCTCCCCTCTGCAGGTCAGCTAAAACACTCAGAGGCTGCCTTTTGTTGCTTAAATATTCAGAAAGCTTGTATGACTCCAGGTCCAAAGCTTCCAACCGATCCTCACAGATGCTCCTCTGCACAGATAGAATAAAAAATATCGAAACATTcctctggttttgtttttgatatttaatattAACTGAGGCTTATTCAGGAATCACTCCATGACAACAGACATAGTTTGCACATCAATATATTACGGaagttattaattattattttaaacagaGGATAAATCATTATATCGCCTAACTGCTTATAAAGCAGTTTAACTTTAGAGCCAGCTTGATTACCTTGACCTTGAATAATTGCACTGTACTTTAATGAGATAAAAAGTAGAGGAAAAATACTTTTACCACCACAAGATAACCACAATCAAATAAAATTAACCACTATATTAAAAACATACTTCCATGTGTATTACATTGCTCGGAAATCTGAGTTAATTCTGCCATAATTAGCGGGGAAAAGCACAAATGATGCCTTTATGTAAAAGCCGTCATTGTTTGTGCAAGGTTCACGTGAGGCTTTTTCAAAAGCTCCAAGCTTGTTGTAAAGGCGGCTGCTCCTCTGAGAGACAGCTTAGATGACTCAGAGGAGCCTAAAGAAGccttttagaaaaataaaaagagtaaTGGTGGGTCAATTAATCATTCTTTACagaaattttacatttaatgcCACAAAATATGCAATAAAATGCAGTGAAGTGACACCGGCTTGTTTTACAGTTTACAAGGTTACAGATTTATTAGTTGTGGGTAACATAAGTGggtataaaaaaaaagcatgagcaGACAGAGTGAATCTTTTAGAAATGCACAAACATACGCAATTCtgaaactgagatttttaaagGTAAACAGTGACCAGAGTTAATCAAACATCTGGCCCCCTCTGCCCCCGAGGATGGAAAATAGTTCAATCAAAACCTGAGTTACAGAGTAGAGAGGCCAGCTTGATGCCTAGATTAAAATCTTTCATCCAAGCCACCAACTTTTGCTCCTATCCAGTTGTCTCTTACAGGAAAAGGCCTTATTCATGACAGCAATACAATGCCAAAGCACAGTCTGCACACATTACAGCAGCATGTCTCCCCAGTAAAAGAGTCCATGCTAAACTATCCAGTCAGCAGTCCACATATGTATTATGAAGCAAAAACTAACACAGAGGAACCTGTTAAGgagttcattaaaaaaagtaaagcatTTAATCTCCTCAGTTGTTTTCTATTTACAGTTATTAAAAGAGGTGATGATAAGTAGCATTAATTATGCCTAGTGcaagctttgtttttttgtcaggtTTCAACATTTGATATATTCATTTTGTTCAGTTTTTTAAGTTATAAGTTAAATCATTTGAAAATCattgaatttttcttttttttacattttaaaaagtatccTAAATCAGAACTGCTGTTTACTAgataatttctcttttttggtcCATAAATATAGAAGAAGTATTACgaagccatttctaaggctctgggactccagtgaaccatAGTGAGAACCTTTATCTACAAAGGGAAAAAACTTGGAACAGTGATGAACCTTCCCGGGAGTGGCCGGCCTACCAAGAAAAGCATCaacgactcatccaggaggtcacaaaagaacccaaaaacctgcaggattcacTTATCCATGTTAGGGTCGGgattcatgattcaacaataagacaACAATAAGAGACCAGGCAGAAATGGCATCAATGGGAGAGCTTCAAGCAGAAAACTGCTGCTGACCAAAAGGAACACAAAGGCTCGTCTCACATTTGgcaaaaaacatcttgatgaacCACAAGACTTTTGGGAGAATCTGGACTGATCTGGAAAGTTTGAATCCTGTTACATCAGGCGTAAAACTAACACTTTCATAAAAGAACATCATACCAACGATGTGATGGTCGGGGCTGCTTAAGAACCTGGACGACTTGTTGTAACTGACGGAACCATACTTTCTGCTTTCTACCAGAAAACCTGAAAGGTCATGCATGCTTGagttatgcagcaggacaatgatctgaaacactCTACCGTTCAccctccaatgtggctgaattacaacaattctgcaaaaaaagaatggtccaaaattcctccacagtgatgtggaGGAATGTGtggatatacagtggggcaaaaaagtatttagtcagccaccgattgtgcaagttcccccacctaaaatgatgacagaggtcagtaatttgcaccagaggtacacttcaactgtgagagacagaatgtgaaaaaaataaaataaaataaaatccatgaatccacatggtaggatttgtaaagaatttattcgtaaatcagcgtggaaaataagtatttggtcaataacaaaaatacaactcaatactttgtaacataacctttgttggcaataacagaggttaaacgtttactataggtctttaccaggtttgcacacacagtagctggtattttggcccattcctccatgcagatcttctcgagagcagtgatgttttggggctgtcgccgagcaacacggactttcaactcccgccacagattttctatggggttgaggtctggagactggctaggccactccaggactttcaaatgcttcttacggagccactcctttgttgcccgggcggtgtgttttggatcattgtcatgttggaagacccagcctcatttcatcttcaaagttctcactgatggaaggaggttttggctcaaaatctcacgatacatggccccattcattctgtccttaacacggatcagtcgtcctgtccccttggcagaaaaacagccccatagcatgatgtttccacccccatgcttcacagtaggtatggtgttcttgggatgcaactcagtattcttcttcctccaaacacgacgagtttataccaaaaagttctactttggtttcatctgaccacatgacattctcccaatcctctgctgtatcatccatgtgctctctggcaaacttcagacgggcctggacatgcactggcttcagcagcggaacacgtctggcactgcgggatttgattccctgccgttgtagtgtgttactgatggtgacctttgttactttggtcccagctctctgcaggtcattcaccaggtccccccgtgtggttctgggatctttgctcaccgttctcatgatcattttgaccccacgggatgagatcttgcgtggagccccagatccagggagattatcagtggtcttgtatgtcttccattttctgatgattgctcccacagttgattttttcacaccaagctgcttgcctattgtagattcactcttcccagtctggtgcaggtctacaatacttttcctggtgtccttcgaaagctctttggtcttggccatggcggagtttggagtctgactgtttgaggctgtggacaggtgtcttttatacagatgatgagttcaaacaggtgccattcatacaggtaacgagtgggggacagaaaagcttcttacagaagacgttacaggtctgtgagagccagagattttccttgtttgaggtgaccaaatacttattttccaccctaatttacgaataaattctttacaaatcctaccatgtggattcatggatttttttttcacattctgtctctcacagttgaagtgtacctctggtgcaaattactgacctctgtcatcattttaggtgggggaacttgcacaatcggtggctgactaaatacttttttgccccactgtaagtagTAAGTAAGTAACATTTATTTAACTCTCCTCTGCAGCTGTGCACTGTCATTACTCTGGCAGCTTCACTTTATATcctactttatttatatagcacctttcgaGACAAACAAAGTGCTTCACGAAGAAACACCAGAGcatttcaaacaaaaacaaacaaaaagttaacCAAACACAATTCCATTGCATGGATCTTAATAAAGGAAATCATCatcttaaaactgcattttgtatttagtcAGGCTATTTTTGATCTAAGATTAACATTAGTTTAACGATCTGAAACATTTGAGCGTGACATATATACAAAACCTAAGAAATCAAGAAGGGGGCAAATACATTAAACACTAAGTGTAGTAAATCTCATGGTTTCCCTGTACAGTGTAAAGACCAGATGAGTAGAAGTTGATggtaatttaaaaactgttcaTGAGTATTGTATTTAAGCCTTATATACAAAAATATTTACTGTATAATTTAACAGTTTTCATTGAATGTAGCTACACTTTAAATTACATGTGAAGGTAAATGTGCCActtttaaactgaaaataatGCAGCATTGGTCATTAGGCACACGTGCACTCAGTGAATGATTTTCATGCCCAGAATCTGATTGTTTACATAAATAACTTTTGTGTTTGCGCAAAGCAGAAAGCAGGCTCATCCTGCATGTCACACAGCAAACAAGAGCCTTGTATTTGCAGAAAAAGTACCTAGTACATAGCAATAGGTCAACGATCTCAGGTTCAGACGGACCTCAAAAGCACTAAACCCCATGTAGGTGAAGTTGTTAGTCATGTACTCAAATTATACGGTGGGctcataaaattatttttcttcatgCAGGCAAACATCCATGCCTGTAGGCttctgtgtgtgactgagagATGATTTGCTTAATGATTGATAAAAACCCCTCTTACTAAGAGCCAATCAGAAAGGAAAATGGAAGCAATCAAGTTCTGATTAAACTACTGTTTTTCTGAATGTCAGGAAAGGTCACAGATTCATTTACAGTTAAGCTTTCATGGTAATTAGACACTATAAACAATGCAATTAACGTAGACCAATTATCAAAAAATGATTAGCAGCTTTGTGCACACTCCTACAGTGTGCACAGGTGATTGTTCTGTATCAGACTGGAGCATGTTGTTTCACTTGTGTGTGCAGAGGTCATCCATTACAACACTGCTTCATGTTCGATCCATGCTGCTCTTCTGCAATGCCCATATTTGCTCAAGAAGTGTGCTGATTATTTCAAAGCAGTCAGCGAGCGGGGGGAGAGGGAAGAACTGATGATTGGAGAATCAGTGTGGAGCTTTGAATGAGTCACTGCAGCAAATCTTATCTCCCCCTATCATTAAAGTACTTGTATCATTGCTGCTATCTTAAATTTCTGTGAACTCCTCAAGGAACAGTCATATATGGGACTATAAAATATAATCTGCATGGTTATAGCTTTCTTAATCATAAACCCACAAACTGTTTTGATATGTTAGAAAGGGCAGGCTGAAATTCTTCCGTGACTTATctgtgatttgtgtgtgtgtgtgtgtggggggggggggggggggggggggggggattaacATACTGTACATTTCCTCAAACTGGACTGACACGTGCAGGCTCTCTGGGCAGCTCACATTCTTGCTGATGCCAAATTCTAATGTAGCCACtatatttaaattaattaattaaagacTACAACTCATCTTaggcaacatttttctaaaGGTATAGTTTAATATGACTGTAAATGT
This region of Maylandia zebra isolate NMK-2024a linkage group LG20, Mzebra_GT3a, whole genome shotgun sequence genomic DNA includes:
- the hnf4a gene encoding hepatocyte nuclear factor 4-alpha isoform X2; this encodes MYGQDGILHFTNPGKDSSPAESTNMNAASHLAAGSLCAICGDRATGKHYGASSCDGCKGFFRRSVRKNHMYSCRFNRQCIVDKDKRNQCRYCRLKKCFRAGMKKEAVQNERDRISTRRSSYEDSSLPSINALIQADVLSRQITSPAPILNGDIRTKKIATITDVCESMKQQLLVLVEWAKYIPAFCDLPLDDQVALLRAHAGEHLLLGAAKRSMLYKDILLLGNDHIIPRNCPELEVGRVAVRILDELVLPFQELQIDDNEYACLKAIVFFDPDAKGLSDPGKIKRMRYQVQVSLEDYINDRQYDSRGRFGELLLLLPTLQSITWQMIEQIQFVKLFGMAKIDNLLQEMLLGGSANEAPHAPHSLHPHLVQEHLSTNVIVTSNMPTPIHNGQISTPETPIPSPPAASSSEHYKMVQGVIATVPKQPTSIPQPTITKQEAI
- the hnf4a gene encoding hepatocyte nuclear factor 4-alpha isoform X1; this translates as MDMADYSEALDPAYTTLEFENMQVLPLGADSSPAESTNMNAASHLAAGSLCAICGDRATGKHYGASSCDGCKGFFRRSVRKNHMYSCRFNRQCIVDKDKRNQCRYCRLKKCFRAGMKKEAVQNERDRISTRRSSYEDSSLPSINALIQADVLSRQITSPAPILNGDIRTKKIATITDVCESMKQQLLVLVEWAKYIPAFCDLPLDDQVALLRAHAGEHLLLGAAKRSMLYKDILLLGNDHIIPRNCPELEVGRVAVRILDELVLPFQELQIDDNEYACLKAIVFFDPDAKGLSDPGKIKRMRYQVQVSLEDYINDRQYDSRGRFGELLLLLPTLQSITWQMIEQIQFVKLFGMAKIDNLLQEMLLGGSANEAPHAPHSLHPHLVQEHLSTNVIVTSNMPTPIHNGQISTPETPIPSPPAASSSEHYKMVQGVIATVPKQPTSIPQPTITKQEAI